Proteins from a genomic interval of Capsicum annuum cultivar UCD-10X-F1 chromosome 4, UCD10Xv1.1, whole genome shotgun sequence:
- the LOC107867313 gene encoding tubulin alpha chain (The RefSeq protein has 3 substitutions compared to this genomic sequence) produces MRECISIHIGQAGIQVGNACWELYCLEHGIQPDGQMPGDKTVGGGDDAFNTFFSETGAGKHVPRAVFVDLEPTVIDEVRTGTYRQLFHPEQLISGKEDAANNFARGHYTIGKEIVDLCLDRIRKLADNCTGLQGFLDFNAVGGGTGSGLGSLLLERLSVDYGKKSKLGFTIYPSPQVSTSVDEPYNSVLSTHSLLEHTDVAILLDNEAIYDICRRSLDIERPTYTNLNRLISQVISSLTASLRFDGALNVDVNEFQTNLVPYPRIHFMLSSYAPVISAEKAYHEQLSVAEITNSAFEPSSMMVKCDPRHGKYMACCLMFRGDVVPKDVNAAVATIKTKRTIQFVDWCPTGFKCGINYQPPTVVPGGDLAKVQRAVCMISNSTSVAEVFSRIDHKFDLMYAKRAFVHWYVGEGMEEGEFSEAREDLAALEKDYEEVGAELDDGEDDDHEEY; encoded by the exons ATGAGAGAGTGCATATCGATCCACATTGGTCAGGCCGGTATTCAGGTCGGAAATGCATGCTGGGAACTTTACTGCCTTGAGCATGGCATTCAG CCTGATGGCCAGATGCCAGGCGACAAGACAGTTGGAGGAGGTGATGATGCATTCAACACCTTCTTTAGTGAAACTGGAGCAGGAAAGCACGTCCCTCGTGCTGTCTTTGTGGATCTTGAGCCTACTGTCATTGACGAAGTCCGGACAGGAACATACAGGCAGCTCTTTCACCCTGAGCAGCTCATCAGTGGCAAGGAAGATGCAGCTAACAACTTTGCCCGTGGACATTATACAA TTGGAAAGGAGATAGTTGATCTCTGCTTGGACCGTATCAGGAAGCTTGCTGATAACTGTACTGGTCTTCAAGGTTTCCTTGTTTTCAATGCTGTTGGTGGTGGAACTGGTTCAGGTCTTGGATCTCTTCTGCTGGAGCGTCTCTCTGTGGACTATGGCAAGAAGTCAAAACTTGGTTTCACCATTTATCCATCACCACAGGTTTCAACCTCTGTGGTTGAACCTTACAACAGTGTCCTGTCAACTCACTCCCTTCTGGAGCACACTGATGTCGCAATTCTTCTTGACAATGAGGCTATCTATGACATTTGCAGGCGCTCATTGGACATTGAGCGCCCCACATACACCAATCTGAACCGCCTTATTTCACAG GTTATTTCCTCACTGACTGCTTCTTTAAGGTTTGATGGAGCCCTGAATGTTGATGTGAATGAATTCCAGAccaaccttgttccctatcccaggaTTCATTTTATGCTTTCATCCTATGCTCCTGTCATTTCAGCTGAGAAAGCCTACCACGAGCAGCTTTCAGTTGCTGAGATCACCAACAGTGCTTTTGAGCCATCTTCCATGATGGTCAAGTGTGATCCTCGCCATGGTAAGTACATGGCTTGCTGCCTTATGTTCCGTGGTGATGTTGTGCCAAAGGATGTGAATGCTGCTGTGGCTACCATCAAGACTAAGCGCACCATCCAATTTGTTGACTGGTGCCCTACTGGATTCAAGTGTGGTATCAACTATCAGCCACCAACTGTTGTTCCTGGAGGTGATCTTGCTAAGGTGCAAAGGGCTGTTTGTATGATATCCAACTCAACCAGTGTTGCTGAGGTCTTCTCACGCATTGATCACAAGTTCGATCTGATGTATGCCAAGCGTGCTTTTGTGCACTGGTATGTTGGTGAGGGTATGGAGGAAGGTGAGTTCAGTGAAGCACGTGAAGATCTGGCTGCTCTGGAAAAGGACTACGAGGAGGTTGGTGCTGAATTGGACGAAGGCGAAGATGATGATCATGAGGAATACTAA